In Leptospira bourretii, the genomic window AACTACCCAATTCCTTTACAGAAGATATCAAGTCTGATTACCACCAATTTTGGTTTTTATATGAATCTGAAGAACGGGGCAGGCAAAGTTATTTAGCCTTTCGTCCGTTTTACATGGGTTTCCAAGATAAAACCTATGCCTTTCGTTTTAAAAGTTATCTCTCCCCTATCTATTACAAAGAAGAAACCAACTACTGGTATACCTGGTCCTCTTTGTTTTTCTTCAGTGGAACAGGATTCAAACATGAAGAAGGTGACGATGATGAGGACATCCTCTTCACTCCTCTTTTGATTTGGGGGAAAGGTGAATCACAAAGAGAAAACTATTTTAGTGTGTTTCCCCTCTATGGAAAAATTAGAAACAAACTTTCCTACCAAGAACTAAGTTATGTTCTGTTTCCAGTTTACTCCGAATGGAAGTATAAAACCTATGAAGCAAAATCCATCTTTTGGCCCTTGGTGATGTGGGGCGGATCGGAAACAAGAAGTGACATTCGTATTTTCCCGATTTATTCAAAGAAGGAAAACGAAGGAAAATACAAACGACAGTCCTTTCTTTGGCCTTTTTTCCAATGGGGAGAAGAAAGATTGGATAAAAAAGAACCAACCACGTATTCTATTTTTTTCCCTCTTTATAACAGTAAGGATTCTAGAGATGGGAATATGAAAAGTAGAGCCTACCTTTGGTTTCCTATTTTGAATTCTTTATTCTCTTATGGCTATGACAAAAAAACAGGACAAACCAACTACACTGCTCTTTTTATTTTTTTTCAATATACCACTTCCATAAAAAAAGATACGGAAAAACTTGTATTTTTTCCTTTTTATGGATATTCTTATTTTGCCAATAAAGAAGCGGAGTTTATAACACCATTTTACATTCGTTTGTCGCAAAATACCTCACACTTAAAAGCTACTTCTCATTTTTTATTACCTTTTTATTCCCATATGAAAAGTGAATATGTCCAAACAGGAAGGGAAGATTATTACTGGAAACTTTGGCCCCTATTCCGGTATCATAAAGATGCCGATGGGAATTTTGGATGGAATACCCTAGCCATTATTCCAGTTCGCTTTGAAGTGATGGAGGATGTTTGGGAACCTATCTTCTCTCTCATCGAATACAAAAGATCGTCCAATGGAGAGAAACGTTTGCATTTAATCACAAGGCTTTACTCGCATCGTTGGACAGAGGATGAAACACATATCCATATTCCCTTACTCGTAGAGTATTCCAAATCACCGACGGGGTTCCGTTATGATTTTGTTTACGGATTATTTGGAATTGATACCCGAGATACAAAAAATAAATTCAAACTCCTCTGGTGGGAACTATGAAACGCCTATATTCCAAAACCTTGGAACCTTTTCTTTATGCCGTTGGTTACACTGTCCTTCTTCTCTTTCGTGCCATAGGACAATCTCACCATCTTTATTTCAAAAGAAAAGAGATCTTAGAACAAATGTTTATCGCTGGAGTTGGTTCTTTGTTTGTTGTCTCCATTGTTTCTGTTTTCACAGGAATGATCCTTGGACTAAATACCGGCCTTGGACTTCGCGACTTTGGAGCCGAAGGTCAAATTGGACTTTTGCTCACCATCACCCTCACTCGTGAGATGTCCCCATTTATGACTTCTCTCATCTTGGCAGCATCTGTTGGTTCGGCGATGGCTGCTGAAATCGGCACCATGAAAGTTTCGGAAGAAATTGATGCTTTGGAAGTGATGTCCATTAGTCCAATCAGGTATCTTGTACTCCCAAGGATAGTTGGATTCTCCTTGATGGTTCCTGTTTTATGTGTGTATTCAGCTGCATTAGGAATCTTAGGTGGTGGAATTGTAGGACATTTTCAACTGGGAATCGATATGATCAGTTATTTCCAAGATGTGTATTACAGAATCTCCTCTGTTCCTGGACTAAAAGATTTATATGTGGGTCTTCTCAAAGGTTATGTATTTGGTCTTTCCATCTCTACCATATCCTGTAGCCAAGGACTTAGGACAGAAGGTGGGGCCATTGGTGTGGGCCAAACCACAAGAAAGGCTGTGGTCACATCTTTTCTTATGGTCATTTTTTCTGGTTATGTGCTCACCGCTCTATTCTATAAATGAAGGAAATGATGGAACCCTTTGCCATTGAAATGAAAAACGTCCATAAAGCTTTCGGAAAACGAAAGATCTTACAAGGAATGAACCTAACCGTCAAACAAGGCGAGACGATGGTCATCCTTGGGCCTTCGGGAACGGGAAAATCAGTGAGTCTCAAACATATCACGGGACTCCTTGATCCAGACGAAGGAGATTGTCAGATTTTTGGTGAGTCCATTGTCAACGCCAGTGAGAAAAAAAGGGAAGAACTTAGATCCAAACTAGGAGTGTTATTCCAATCAGGTGCACTCATCAACTGGCTTACTGTTTATGAGAATGTAGCCCTTCCCTTGCGAGAACATAAAATTGCCTCTGGGGAAGAACTGGATC contains:
- a CDS encoding MlaE family ABC transporter permease: MKRLYSKTLEPFLYAVGYTVLLLFRAIGQSHHLYFKRKEILEQMFIAGVGSLFVVSIVSVFTGMILGLNTGLGLRDFGAEGQIGLLLTITLTREMSPFMTSLILAASVGSAMAAEIGTMKVSEEIDALEVMSISPIRYLVLPRIVGFSLMVPVLCVYSAALGILGGGIVGHFQLGIDMISYFQDVYYRISSVPGLKDLYVGLLKGYVFGLSISTISCSQGLRTEGGAIGVGQTTRKAVVTSFLMVIFSGYVLTALFYK